The following coding sequences lie in one Haladaptatus sp. DJG-WS-42 genomic window:
- a CDS encoding cupin domain-containing protein: MPIVKAGDARAESFRGTNFEVLAVGENSMVTKMHFEKGTDVPTHSHESEQSGYVVSGTYRLTFGEYDEVLEAGDSYSIPGNVEHTYEVLESGIVIDVFSPPREDYV, from the coding sequence ATGCCAATCGTGAAAGCCGGAGACGCGAGGGCCGAATCGTTCCGGGGAACCAACTTTGAAGTGCTCGCCGTTGGTGAGAACTCGATGGTCACGAAGATGCACTTCGAGAAGGGGACGGACGTGCCGACCCACAGCCACGAAAGCGAGCAAAGCGGCTACGTGGTTTCTGGAACATATCGGCTCACGTTCGGCGAGTACGACGAGGTGCTCGAAGCCGGTGATAGCTACTCGATTCCCGGCAATGTCGAACACACCTACGAGGTGCTCGAATCGGGCATCGTCATCGACGTGTTCTCGCCGCCCCGCGAAGACTACGTCTGA
- the mptA gene encoding GTP cyclohydrolase MptA, producing the protein MAHQLPDVQATSPDVTVGLNRVGVTGVEKLVKLARKDKRPIVLMADFSVFVDLPSWRKGADMSRNMEVIDEVLEQAVSEPAYRVEDVCGDAAERLLKKHEYTTRAEVHMEAELVIRDHTPASGLETQSTIDIIASAEATEKGTFEEIGARVVGMTVCPCSQGMSESRARDTLEQLSVDEATIDAFLEKVPQPGHSQRGHATLTVKCRDAPKVDLMDIVEVARDSMSARIYNLAKRPDEDHMTYEAHADAKFVEDCVRAMAEDVVEKFDQLPDTTVVTMKQSNDESIHQHNAHAERVAEMGQLRGEVNGE; encoded by the coding sequence ATGGCCCATCAACTGCCTGACGTACAGGCGACGAGCCCGGACGTCACCGTCGGGCTGAACCGCGTTGGCGTCACTGGCGTCGAGAAACTCGTCAAACTCGCTCGGAAAGACAAACGGCCAATCGTTCTCATGGCCGACTTCTCCGTCTTCGTTGACCTCCCGAGCTGGCGCAAAGGCGCGGATATGTCCCGCAACATGGAGGTGATCGACGAGGTGTTAGAGCAAGCCGTGAGCGAACCGGCCTACCGCGTCGAAGACGTGTGCGGCGACGCCGCAGAGCGCCTGCTGAAGAAACACGAGTACACGACCCGTGCTGAGGTGCACATGGAGGCCGAGCTGGTCATCCGCGACCACACACCCGCGAGCGGCTTAGAGACCCAGAGCACCATCGACATCATCGCCTCAGCAGAGGCCACAGAAAAGGGCACCTTCGAAGAAATCGGCGCGCGCGTCGTCGGCATGACCGTGTGTCCGTGCTCGCAAGGCATGTCGGAATCGCGCGCCCGCGACACGCTCGAACAGCTTTCGGTGGACGAAGCAACCATCGACGCCTTCCTCGAAAAAGTCCCCCAACCGGGCCACTCCCAGCGCGGCCACGCGACGCTGACGGTCAAATGCCGCGACGCCCCGAAAGTAGACCTCATGGACATCGTAGAAGTCGCCCGCGATTCGATGAGTGCGCGCATCTACAACCTCGCAAAGCGCCCGGACGAAGACCACATGACCTACGAGGCACACGCGGACGCGAAGTTCGTCGAAGACTGCGTGCGAGCGATGGCCGAAGACGTGGTCGAAAAGTTCGACCAACTCCCCGACACCACGGTCGTCACGATGAAACAATCGAACGACGAATCCATCCACCAGCACAACGCCCACGCAGAACGTGTCGCAGAGATGGGGCAGCTGCGCGGAGAAGTAAACGGCGAGTAA
- the glmS gene encoding glutamine--fructose-6-phosphate transaminase (isomerizing) has translation MCGIIARIGSDDAFDDILTGLENLEYRGYDSAGIAIQNGTGIKIRKEAGEISELKNLIGNNAPNGNAGIGHTRWSTHGEPTQDNAHPHEDCTGDIAVVHNGIIENYEALRNELKANGHTFTSQTDTEVIPHLIEEFKADGHTTDEAFRKTIRKLEGSYAIAMLPEGEKKIYTARQGSPLVVGLNDGEYYIASDVPAFLDFTDKVMFVEEGDVVIVDEDGVEVTDLAGNPIEREVEEVDWDAEDAEKDGYDHYMQKEIFTQPEALSKTIKGRVDVENEQVTLEDFPAGAFSDVDHIQFVACGTSYHAAMYGAHQLSEGGVHAQPFLGSEYNGQSELLTEDSLVIAVTQSGETADTMSALRLAKERGARTLAVTNVVGSSAAREADDALFIRAGPEIGVAATKTFSSQAVTLTLLAERILEDVDGGEPTADRKELLRGIEELPRHLDQVLEATRAEPLMADYVDDESFFFIGRGLGHPTALEGALKFKEITYEHAEGFAAGELKHGPLALVTDKTPVFAILTGEKDEKTIQNAEEAAARGAPVITVGKEPSAEIEVADAHLAVPDTHPKLSALLSNVHLQLLSYHMAATLERSIDKPRNLAKSVTVE, from the coding sequence ATGTGTGGCATTATTGCCCGCATCGGCAGCGACGATGCATTCGACGACATCCTGACCGGCCTCGAAAACCTCGAGTACCGCGGGTACGATTCGGCCGGAATTGCCATCCAGAACGGTACGGGCATCAAAATCCGCAAAGAAGCCGGTGAGATTTCGGAGCTGAAGAACCTCATCGGGAACAACGCCCCGAACGGCAACGCCGGAATTGGCCACACGCGCTGGTCGACCCACGGCGAGCCGACGCAGGACAACGCCCACCCCCACGAAGACTGCACGGGCGACATTGCGGTTGTCCACAACGGCATCATCGAGAACTACGAAGCCCTCCGCAACGAACTGAAGGCGAACGGTCACACGTTCACGAGTCAGACGGACACGGAAGTCATCCCACACCTCATCGAGGAGTTCAAAGCAGACGGCCACACGACTGACGAAGCCTTCCGCAAGACCATCCGGAAACTCGAAGGCAGCTACGCCATCGCCATGCTCCCTGAGGGCGAAAAGAAGATTTACACCGCCCGACAGGGATCGCCGCTGGTCGTTGGCCTCAACGACGGCGAGTACTACATCGCGAGCGACGTTCCGGCGTTCCTCGACTTTACGGACAAGGTCATGTTCGTCGAGGAGGGCGACGTGGTCATCGTAGACGAAGACGGTGTCGAAGTCACCGACCTCGCAGGCAACCCAATCGAGCGCGAAGTCGAAGAAGTCGATTGGGACGCAGAGGACGCAGAGAAAGACGGCTACGACCACTACATGCAAAAGGAGATTTTCACGCAGCCTGAGGCACTCTCGAAAACCATCAAAGGCCGCGTGGACGTCGAAAACGAGCAGGTCACGCTCGAAGACTTCCCTGCAGGCGCATTCTCTGACGTAGACCACATCCAGTTCGTCGCGTGCGGCACGTCGTATCACGCCGCGATGTACGGCGCACATCAACTCTCAGAGGGCGGCGTCCACGCCCAGCCGTTCCTCGGCAGCGAGTACAACGGCCAGTCGGAACTCCTCACGGAGGACTCGCTCGTCATCGCCGTCACCCAGAGTGGTGAAACCGCAGACACGATGAGCGCGCTGCGCCTCGCCAAAGAGCGCGGTGCCCGCACGCTCGCCGTGACGAACGTCGTTGGCTCGTCGGCTGCCCGCGAAGCAGACGACGCGCTGTTCATCCGCGCCGGTCCCGAGATCGGGGTCGCCGCGACCAAGACGTTCTCCTCACAGGCGGTCACGCTCACGCTCCTCGCAGAGCGCATCCTCGAAGACGTAGACGGCGGCGAGCCAACCGCAGACCGCAAAGAGTTGCTCCGCGGTATCGAAGAACTCCCGCGCCACCTCGACCAGGTGTTAGAGGCCACCCGCGCAGAACCGCTCATGGCGGACTACGTCGACGATGAGTCGTTCTTCTTCATCGGTCGTGGCCTCGGCCACCCGACGGCGTTAGAAGGCGCGCTCAAGTTCAAAGAGATCACCTACGAGCACGCAGAGGGCTTCGCGGCGGGCGAACTCAAACACGGCCCGCTCGCGCTCGTCACGGACAAAACGCCGGTGTTCGCCATCCTCACGGGTGAGAAAGACGAGAAGACGATTCAGAACGCAGAGGAAGCCGCCGCTCGTGGTGCGCCGGTCATCACCGTTGGGAAGGAGCCAAGCGCCGAAATCGAGGTTGCAGATGCACACCTCGCGGTGCCCGACACCCATCCAAAACTCTCGGCGCTCCTCTCTAACGTGCATCTCCAGTTGCTGTCGTACCACATGGCCGCGACCTTAGAGCGGTCTATCGACAAGCCACGGAACCTTGCAAAGAGCGTCACGGTCGAGTAA
- a CDS encoding DUF255 domain-containing protein, with amino-acid sequence MDDPAVETLVEWREWGADAFAEAQEEKKPLLLALSATWCDWCHEMDAATYAEPRIAAHLNDGFVPMRVDVDRQPRIRDRYNMGGFPSTVFLTPEGELISGAGFLAQGGMRQVLDSVRRAWDSKGTSAGRVPRALRDAETPQAPLSPTIEGELFAQLAGEFDTEHGGWGEAPKFPLARTIEFALKREQQQAIRTLDAIQSHLYDDFDGGFFRFAENADWSTPHREKVLDVNAALVRTFATAYRYTGHEEYKETAENSAEFLMTTLWNGEAFAGSQRPDDEYYGLPIDERAEADQPQVDETAFADWNGLAIDALLTLYAATGHEQSRAFAERALRYLDDTLIAEDGAVAHFNGEASEIGLLADQARVLDALTTAMQVLGEYESLACAVADYTIEHRRDGTSFVDGPTDGLGLLSLPLRPLDANAEFADALLDLALLTGDDTYRTVARETIEAFAGAADRMSVQVAGYATTAARLTDTPLTVFVGDVGSPLHRAALQLPDHEKVVIPESDGSSGTARVTIDGETHTVETPDELLATVTTTDQNNLE; translated from the coding sequence ATGGACGACCCTGCAGTCGAGACGCTGGTCGAGTGGCGCGAGTGGGGCGCGGACGCTTTTGCGGAAGCACAGGAGGAAAAAAAGCCCCTCCTGCTCGCGCTTTCTGCCACGTGGTGTGACTGGTGTCACGAGATGGACGCAGCGACGTACGCAGAGCCGCGCATCGCCGCCCACCTGAACGACGGCTTTGTGCCGATGCGCGTGGACGTAGACCGCCAGCCGCGCATCCGCGACCGTTACAACATGGGTGGCTTTCCGTCGACCGTGTTCCTCACCCCGGAGGGCGAACTCATTTCTGGAGCCGGATTCCTCGCCCAAGGCGGCATGCGCCAGGTGCTCGACAGCGTGCGCCGTGCGTGGGACAGCAAAGGTACATCGGCCGGTCGCGTCCCCCGCGCGCTGCGGGACGCAGAGACGCCACAGGCGCCGCTTTCGCCCACCATCGAAGGCGAACTGTTCGCCCAACTCGCAGGCGAGTTCGACACCGAACACGGCGGCTGGGGCGAGGCCCCGAAGTTCCCGCTCGCGCGCACCATCGAGTTCGCCTTAAAGCGCGAACAACAGCAGGCCATCCGCACGCTGGACGCCATCCAGTCACACCTCTACGATGACTTCGACGGCGGCTTCTTCCGCTTCGCAGAGAACGCAGACTGGAGCACCCCTCACCGCGAGAAAGTGCTTGATGTGAACGCCGCGCTCGTCCGTACCTTCGCTACCGCCTACCGCTACACCGGTCACGAGGAGTACAAAGAGACGGCCGAGAACTCGGCTGAGTTCCTCATGACGACGCTCTGGAACGGCGAGGCCTTCGCCGGAAGCCAACGCCCGGACGACGAGTACTACGGCCTCCCCATCGATGAACGCGCCGAAGCCGACCAACCGCAGGTTGATGAGACGGCGTTCGCCGACTGGAACGGCCTCGCCATCGACGCTCTGCTCACGCTCTATGCCGCGACGGGCCACGAGCAGTCGAGGGCGTTCGCCGAACGCGCACTTCGCTATCTCGACGACACCCTTATCGCAGAAGACGGCGCTGTCGCCCACTTCAACGGCGAAGCAAGCGAGATTGGCCTGCTCGCGGACCAAGCCCGCGTCCTCGACGCACTCACCACGGCGATGCAGGTGCTTGGCGAGTACGAATCGCTCGCCTGCGCCGTTGCAGACTACACCATCGAACACCGCCGCGACGGCACCTCGTTCGTAGACGGGCCAACGGACGGACTCGGCCTGCTCTCGCTCCCGCTTCGCCCACTCGACGCAAACGCCGAGTTCGCAGACGCGCTCCTCGACCTCGCACTACTCACCGGCGACGACACTTACCGAACCGTCGCTCGGGAAACCATCGAAGCGTTCGCGGGCGCAGCAGACCGAATGAGCGTCCAAGTCGCGGGCTACGCGACGACAGCCGCCCGACTCACCGACACGCCGCTCACCGTTTTTGTCGGGGATGTTGGCTCGCCGCTGCACCGCGCAGCACTCCAGTTGCCCGACCACGAAAAGGTCGTTATCCCCGAGAGCGACGGTTCCTCGGGAACAGCTCGCGTCACCATCGACGGCGAGACGCACACCGTCGAAACCCCCGATGAGTTGCTAGCCACCGTGACGACGACCGACCAAAATAACCTCGAGTAA
- a CDS encoding universal stress protein, whose product MYDRILVPTDGSPRTSRVVEYALDLAVLSGGELYTCFVVDDADIPARNLEQVLSSLEDEATAATERVAALAAERDVAVTETVLHGTPHAEILDYAAKIDADLIVMGTHGRRGFDRYLLGSVTERVIRTGNTPVLTVKLMRPDKAVTTDDEAIEVARDALEREGRALTAVPETPYQESSTWIVRAESDGDTFNVHIDAATGDARVAKIR is encoded by the coding sequence ATGTACGACCGAATTCTCGTTCCCACAGACGGCAGCCCACGCACGTCTCGGGTTGTCGAATACGCCCTCGACCTTGCGGTTCTCAGCGGTGGGGAACTCTACACCTGCTTCGTCGTAGACGATGCGGACATTCCCGCCAGAAATTTAGAACAGGTCCTCTCGTCGCTCGAAGACGAAGCGACAGCTGCGACCGAGCGCGTCGCCGCACTTGCGGCGGAGCGAGACGTGGCGGTGACGGAAACCGTGCTCCACGGGACGCCACACGCAGAAATTCTCGACTACGCAGCCAAAATCGACGCCGATCTCATCGTTATGGGGACACACGGACGGCGTGGCTTCGACCGCTATCTCCTCGGCAGCGTGACCGAGCGCGTCATCCGCACCGGAAACACGCCTGTGTTGACGGTCAAACTCATGCGACCGGACAAGGCTGTAACCACCGACGACGAAGCCATCGAGGTGGCGCGAGACGCCCTCGAACGAGAAGGACGCGCACTCACTGCGGTTCCTGAAACGCCCTACCAAGAGAGCAGTACGTGGATTGTTCGGGCAGAAAGCGATGGCGACACGTTCAACGTCCACATCGATGCGGCCACGGGCGACGCCAGAGTCGCAAAAATTCGCTAA
- a CDS encoding asparagine synthase-related protein yields MKKELFGVFGDRDDFTRYRSEYEFDRVLSGDVVTVGVRDIGLGIDGRTSIYNGDDGLCVIWGEVFPPNPVTKPPAEWLFERYKADGDEAFGENNGSSVILIEHDGEAKIAVDTIRSWEVFYTDAPGKRVFGTDASQVARPIQTPEVTQKSLYEFLHLGFVLDGRTVFDQLRRVPFDGYLTETSTETLRRFVYEPEEFDYAEELARRLQRAIRRRSHLPGRKGLLLSAGYDSRCILSQLPEIDETFTIGTTGTPEVEVAKRLADQYGASHSVLETDDKYLNTGDEVIKHTNGVKESLHIHHGGYDDEMQVDTLFHGLLFDTLLRGHFLPRDGIEILGKTVPRERLQPDPDPIEHLATTLGMFSSNESLDLTSASVDANDASTFIREQIRSEYGRFTDRCETVYDAIELFTVRAMPTQAFHTHLASNYLDAFIAADKELIEWHLKTPPEHRNEQTYLKALRKLDPDILKHRPPDRPHDSSQLNEVETFLRRVVPGLEAAGNPWPDRRVVYDRYNLDQKLFPGYKSVHSLPVRMKLRINDISRWMRLSTSESQLTPEEVIAPPRV; encoded by the coding sequence ATGAAAAAAGAACTATTCGGTGTGTTCGGCGACCGGGACGACTTCACGCGCTATCGCTCGGAATACGAGTTCGACCGCGTGCTCAGTGGCGACGTTGTCACCGTCGGTGTCAGAGACATCGGCCTTGGCATCGACGGCCGCACGTCCATCTACAACGGTGACGACGGCCTCTGTGTCATCTGGGGGGAAGTGTTCCCACCAAATCCGGTCACGAAGCCACCGGCAGAGTGGCTGTTCGAGCGCTACAAGGCAGATGGTGACGAGGCCTTTGGCGAGAACAATGGCTCGTCGGTCATCCTCATCGAACACGACGGCGAGGCGAAAATCGCCGTTGACACCATTCGCTCGTGGGAGGTGTTTTACACGGACGCACCCGGTAAGCGCGTATTCGGTACCGACGCCTCGCAGGTCGCACGCCCCATCCAGACGCCGGAAGTCACTCAGAAGTCCCTCTATGAGTTCCTCCACCTCGGCTTCGTCTTAGACGGCCGAACCGTCTTCGACCAGCTTCGCCGCGTGCCCTTTGATGGCTACCTCACCGAGACGAGCACGGAGACGCTTCGCCGGTTCGTCTACGAGCCAGAGGAGTTCGATTACGCAGAAGAACTCGCTCGCCGCCTCCAGCGCGCGATTCGTCGGCGTTCGCACCTCCCCGGTCGCAAAGGCCTTCTGTTGAGTGCAGGGTACGACTCGCGCTGTATCCTCTCGCAACTGCCCGAAATCGACGAGACGTTCACCATCGGCACGACGGGCACGCCCGAAGTCGAGGTGGCAAAGCGTCTCGCAGACCAGTACGGCGCGTCTCACTCGGTGCTTGAAACGGACGACAAGTATCTGAACACTGGCGACGAGGTCATCAAACACACCAACGGCGTCAAAGAGTCGCTGCACATCCACCACGGCGGCTACGACGACGAGATGCAGGTCGATACGCTGTTCCACGGCCTGCTGTTCGACACGCTCTTGCGCGGGCACTTCCTGCCCCGCGATGGCATCGAGATATTAGGTAAAACCGTCCCGCGCGAGCGCCTCCAGCCCGACCCAGACCCAATCGAGCACCTCGCGACCACGCTCGGGATGTTCAGCTCCAACGAGAGTTTAGACCTCACGAGCGCGTCGGTGGACGCAAACGACGCCTCAACGTTCATCCGCGAGCAGATTCGCTCCGAATACGGCCGCTTCACCGACCGGTGTGAGACGGTGTACGACGCCATCGAACTGTTTACCGTCCGCGCGATGCCGACGCAGGCGTTCCACACACACCTCGCGTCGAACTATCTGGACGCCTTCATCGCCGCGGACAAGGAACTCATTGAGTGGCACCTGAAGACGCCGCCGGAACACCGCAACGAGCAGACGTACCTGAAGGCGCTGCGCAAGCTTGACCCGGACATCCTGAAACACCGGCCGCCAGACCGCCCACACGACTCCTCGCAGTTGAACGAAGTCGAAACGTTCCTCCGGCGGGTCGTCCCCGGCCTCGAAGCCGCGGGCAACCCGTGGCCAGACCGCCGCGTCGTCTACGACCGGTACAACTTAGACCAGAAGCTGTTCCCCGGCTACAAGTCGGTGCACTCGCTGCCCGTGCGGATGAAACTCCGCATCAACGACATCAGCCGGTGGATGCGGCTTTCGACCAGCGAATCCCAGCTGACCCCAGAAGAGGTCATCGCCCCGCCGCGCGTCTGA
- a CDS encoding universal stress protein: protein MAITSILVPTDGSPMAERALRHAVEEYPDATITVFHALDFRGSDDYPGGWGEAPGTWEEWLDHAREETASLFEQAKAVAAEYDHDIETDSTVGQTTRAILDYVETHDFDLVVMGSHGRTGMSRILIGSVAETVTRRSPTPVVVVR, encoded by the coding sequence ATGGCAATCACCTCGATTCTCGTCCCGACCGACGGCTCGCCCATGGCAGAGCGGGCGCTTCGCCACGCCGTCGAAGAGTATCCCGACGCGACCATCACCGTGTTTCACGCCCTCGATTTCCGCGGGAGCGACGACTACCCCGGCGGCTGGGGTGAAGCCCCCGGCACGTGGGAGGAGTGGTTAGACCACGCCCGCGAGGAGACCGCGTCGCTGTTCGAGCAGGCGAAGGCGGTTGCCGCTGAGTACGACCACGACATCGAGACGGATTCGACGGTCGGACAGACGACCCGCGCGATTCTCGACTACGTCGAAACCCACGACTTCGACCTCGTAGTGATGGGTAGTCACGGCCGCACCGGAATGTCGCGCATCCTCATCGGAAGCGTCGCAGAGACCGTCACGCGGCGGTCGCCAACGCCCGTGGTGGTCGTCCGATGA
- a CDS encoding pyridoxamine 5'-phosphate oxidase family protein: MTTISGAWSATEIERFLDDAIIPIRLACTTPGGKLWMLSLWFRYDEGSFWCATGRDADVVGYLNSSPEVTFEVSTNDPPYRGVRGRGVASITPDTEKSLLTALLVRYLGGTESSLAQQLRSAGREEVRIEIVPEKLYSWDFSERMADAVTPQQEKST, encoded by the coding sequence ATGACCACGATTTCGGGGGCGTGGTCGGCGACAGAGATTGAGCGATTCCTCGACGACGCGATCATCCCTATTCGGCTCGCGTGTACCACCCCCGGCGGCAAACTCTGGATGCTCTCGCTCTGGTTTCGATACGACGAGGGGAGTTTCTGGTGTGCGACAGGGCGGGATGCCGACGTGGTGGGCTACCTCAACTCGTCTCCTGAGGTGACCTTCGAGGTGTCCACGAACGACCCACCCTATCGCGGTGTGCGCGGGCGGGGCGTGGCGTCGATTACGCCGGATACAGAAAAATCGCTGCTGACTGCCCTCTTAGTGCGGTATCTCGGCGGCACTGAGTCGTCGCTCGCCCAGCAGTTGCGCAGCGCAGGCCGCGAAGAAGTGCGCATCGAAATCGTCCCGGAGAAGCTCTACTCGTGGGATTTCAGCGAGCGTATGGCCGATGCAGTAACCCCACAACAAGAAAAGTCGACGTGA
- a CDS encoding FxsA family protein → MLLRIAAVLLLIPVLDAMLLVVLAGEIGGVATVALVVLTALIGMLLVRAEGRHTLRKITTKLERGEPPTNELLDGGLLLVAGALLLTPGVVTDLVGFIFIVPITRIPIRMAVKRWFVTPYIDKRMDGFVTGNVYTAGFPNQDDFDDTGDDTVDVDGFTVERDDDDDRRSTGSHDAP, encoded by the coding sequence ATGTTGCTGCGGATTGCAGCCGTCTTGCTGTTGATTCCCGTGCTCGACGCGATGCTACTGGTGGTTCTCGCCGGAGAAATCGGTGGCGTCGCAACCGTCGCGCTCGTCGTCCTCACCGCGCTCATCGGCATGCTCCTCGTGCGCGCCGAGGGCCGCCACACGCTCAGAAAGATTACGACGAAACTCGAACGCGGCGAGCCGCCGACGAACGAACTCTTAGACGGCGGCCTCCTGCTCGTCGCGGGTGCGCTGTTGCTCACCCCCGGCGTCGTCACCGACCTCGTGGGCTTCATCTTCATCGTCCCGATTACGCGCATCCCGATTCGAATGGCCGTCAAACGCTGGTTCGTGACGCCCTACATCGACAAGCGCATGGACGGGTTCGTCACCGGAAACGTCTACACCGCTGGCTTCCCGAACCAAGACGACTTCGACGACACCGGCGACGACACCGTGGACGTAGACGGCTTCACGGTAGAGCGCGACGACGACGATGACCGGCGCTCCACGGGAAGTCACGACGCCCCATAG
- a CDS encoding TrmB family transcriptional regulator has protein sequence MASLRDLGLSEYESRAYRALLQTGPTTAKELSRASDVPMGRIYDILNSIETYNLVRSQSASRPKKYVAVEPTTALDRLLDDKKRELDQKKDQYEDIVDELAHELDAAEPVEETFWTAAVGPTQTIDLLLERLAAADDTIIIVASTLSQQFDIGEIGALVAEQLQNALDRGVSVKVLMRPELVDLLPESVGDHYAATLSSHPDFDVRTSTDVSGTFNVIDGTEVVIEVPHPLDTEEIFAMIDLKDRSFATGIKNEFSPRWEAAHPLSF, from the coding sequence ATGGCGAGTCTGAGAGATTTGGGCCTGTCTGAGTACGAATCGCGCGCGTACCGCGCGCTTTTACAAACCGGCCCGACCACGGCAAAGGAGCTGTCGCGGGCGAGCGACGTGCCGATGGGTCGCATCTACGACATTCTGAACAGCATCGAGACGTACAACCTCGTTCGCAGCCAGAGTGCGAGCCGCCCGAAAAAGTACGTCGCCGTCGAACCGACGACCGCGCTCGACCGCCTCCTCGATGACAAAAAACGCGAACTCGACCAGAAAAAAGACCAGTACGAGGACATCGTTGACGAACTCGCCCACGAACTCGATGCCGCAGAACCCGTCGAAGAAACGTTCTGGACCGCAGCAGTCGGTCCAACACAGACGATTGACCTGCTTCTCGAACGACTCGCGGCCGCAGACGACACCATCATCATCGTCGCGTCAACGCTTAGCCAGCAGTTCGACATCGGCGAAATCGGGGCGCTCGTCGCAGAACAGCTCCAAAACGCCCTCGACCGCGGCGTTTCAGTCAAGGTGTTGATGCGCCCTGAACTGGTAGACCTCCTCCCAGAATCTGTTGGTGACCACTACGCCGCCACACTCTCGTCGCATCCTGACTTCGATGTGCGGACGAGCACCGACGTGAGCGGGACGTTCAACGTTATCGATGGCACGGAAGTCGTTATCGAGGTTCCCCATCCCCTCGACACCGAAGAAATTTTCGCCATGATAGACTTAAAAGACCGGAGCTTTGCGACCGGCATCAAAAATGAGTTTTCCCCCCGGTGGGAGGCCGCTCACCCCCTCTCGTTTTAA
- a CDS encoding hemolysin family protein gives MVVITALTLAGLLAIVVLVLASAFFSSAEIAIFSLEDHKFEVEGGESPGDEDTRIHTLNRLRDNPHRLLVTILVGNNVVNIATASVATGLLVTMLPSGSAITVSTILVSFVVLVFGEITPKSYAIANAESWSLRVSRPLATLQKLLYPIVVSFELLTSAIAALVGGSTEYESPAVTREEITALVRSAGRAGVLDRDEQQMIQRIFRFSSITAREVMVPRVEVLSVPLDTSCADVVSFCATERVTRVPVYTDTIDHITGYVDLRDVVGNQDENTPLSTFVRPVLHVFEAREIDEVLTDLQDERLELAVVIDEFGTTAGLLTAEDIVEEIVGEIFDADEEQAIATLHRGSVTARGDAKIEDVNRALDAHLPAEDGLETIAAFIYNELGRPAESGEVLTYDGLRVTVGAVENNRILRVRVERVTTDTANTTTPE, from the coding sequence ATGGTCGTCATCACTGCGCTCACGCTCGCTGGCCTCCTCGCAATCGTGGTGTTGGTGCTTGCAAGCGCATTCTTCTCGTCTGCGGAGATTGCCATCTTTTCGCTCGAAGACCACAAGTTCGAAGTCGAAGGTGGAGAGTCCCCCGGCGACGAGGATACTCGAATACACACGCTCAATCGACTGCGTGACAATCCACACCGACTCCTTGTCACGATTCTCGTCGGAAACAACGTCGTCAACATCGCCACCGCGAGCGTGGCGACGGGACTGTTGGTCACGATGCTCCCCTCCGGGTCTGCCATCACCGTCTCCACCATCCTCGTGAGCTTCGTCGTTCTCGTGTTCGGGGAGATTACGCCGAAGTCCTACGCCATCGCGAACGCCGAATCGTGGTCACTGCGGGTGTCTCGACCGCTTGCCACGCTGCAAAAACTGCTCTACCCCATCGTCGTCAGCTTTGAACTGCTGACGAGCGCGATTGCAGCCCTCGTCGGCGGGAGTACGGAGTACGAATCTCCCGCGGTGACGCGAGAAGAAATCACAGCACTCGTCCGGTCTGCTGGTCGTGCGGGTGTTCTCGACCGCGACGAACAGCAGATGATTCAGCGGATTTTTCGCTTTTCGAGTATCACGGCCCGCGAGGTGATGGTACCGCGTGTCGAGGTCTTGAGCGTCCCACTCGACACCTCGTGTGCGGACGTCGTTTCGTTCTGTGCGACAGAGCGGGTGACGCGCGTCCCCGTGTATACGGACACCATCGATCACATCACCGGCTACGTAGACCTCCGTGACGTGGTCGGGAACCAGGATGAGAACACCCCGCTTTCCACCTTTGTCAGACCCGTACTGCACGTGTTCGAGGCGCGAGAAATAGACGAGGTGCTCACCGACCTCCAAGACGAGCGACTGGAGTTGGCCGTCGTCATCGACGAGTTCGGGACGACGGCAGGCTTGCTCACGGCGGAGGACATCGTCGAAGAAATCGTCGGTGAAATCTTCGACGCAGACGAAGAGCAAGCAATCGCCACCCTTCACCGAGGGTCGGTCACAGCCAGAGGCGACGCGAAAATCGAAGACGTAAATCGCGCACTCGACGCACACCTCCCGGCCGAAGACGGGTTAGAGACGATTGCCGCGTTCATCTACAACGAATTGGGCAGACCCGCAGAGTCGGGCGAAGTACTCACCTACGACGGGCTGCGGGTGACTGTTGGGGCGGTCGAAAACAACCGCATCCTCCGCGTCAGAGTCGAACGAGTCACGACGGATACGGCGAACACAACGACGCCAGAGTGA